A stretch of the Mustelus asterias unplaced genomic scaffold, sMusAst1.hap1.1 HAP1_SCAFFOLD_605, whole genome shotgun sequence genome encodes the following:
- the LOC144487133 gene encoding ubiquitin D-like, translated as MATSVQNPIREKLQPSGSVTVDAPASGQCANRGAKSFSNSQLEFQADLLSVSKPIPLTLMGCGGGSWQLEVSKETSVRELQVMVAERSGVPADKQVLYLNNQILVEGKVLSQYSPKSKMILMLVHKVYEG; from the exons ATGGCAACGAGCGTTCAAAACCCTATCCGAGAGAAACTCCAGCCGTCT GGTTCTGTCACGGTTGATGCGCCAGCCAGCGGGCAGTGTGCCAACCGAGGGGCCAAGAGCTTCTCCAACTCCCAGCTGGAGTTCCAGGCTGACTTGCTCAGTGTTTCAAAGCCAATACCCCTGACACTGATgggctgtggtggagggagttggcAACTGGAGGTGAGCAAGGAGACCAGCGTCAGGGAGCTACAAGTCATGGTGGCGGAGAGGAGTGGTGTTCCTGCCGACAAACAGGTGCTCTACCTGAACAACCAGATCCTGGTGGAAGGGAAGGTCCTGAGCCAATATTCCCCGAAGAGCAAGATGATCCTGATGCTGGTCCACAAGGTGTATGAAGGCTGA